In a single window of the Mugil cephalus isolate CIBA_MC_2020 chromosome 6, CIBA_Mcephalus_1.1, whole genome shotgun sequence genome:
- the fryl gene encoding protein furry homolog-like isoform X8, protein MDFLKSLVPGVISGEGPAEHGATSAREPGPRLLRIKRLGLLAMGHTIEEDLVYPVIQVDAGVGSSRLTRGNQTRLKGNSRHIRKLSFLHHAGVGRGHNASAPVSSSVSRRRAPSSVTPLSWEKHNIAAMSSITIDPELKPGEFVIKSLFAEFAVLAEKKIEMVMAEPLEKPLSRSLQRGEDAQFDQLISSMSSIAEHCLPSLLRTLFDWYRRQSGTEDESYEYRPRSSTKSKGDEQHRDKDYLLERRDLAIDFIFCLVSVEVLKQIPLHPVPDVLVHEVLNLAFKHFKHKEGYCGPNTGNVHIIADLYAEVIGVLTQSKFQAVRKKFITELKELRQKEQSPYIVQSIISLIMGMKFFRVKMYPVEDFEASFQFMQECAQYFLEVKDKDIKHALAGLFVEILIPVAAAVKNEVNVPCLKTFVEMLYQTTFDLSSRKKHSLALYPLVTCLLCVSQKQFFLNNWHIFLQNCLSHLKMPSNNSIRKQIETLQNKDPKMSRVALESLYRLLWVYIIRIKCESNTVTQSRLLSIVSALFPKGSRSVVPRDTPLNIFVKIIQFIAQERLDFAMKEIIYDLLCVGKSHKTFTINPERMNIGLRAFLVIADSLQQKDGEPPMPTTGIIMPSGNTLRVKKIFLNTTLTDEEAKVIGMSLYYPQVRKALDNILRHLDKEVGRSMSMTSVQMSNKEPEDMITGERKPKIDLFRTCVAAIPRLIPDGMSRQDLIELLAKLTIHMDEELRGLAFTTLQALMVDFPEWREDVLSGFAYFIVREVTDVHPTLLDNAVKMLLQLISQWRQAVQSSNKSHDVQQGSSGGRSLSLERTLPLGVLHVVEGLALVVLCSCRPATRRLAVNVLKEVRALHTALGIGKGDEELAIDVMDRLSASVLESFIHLTGADQTNLLYCPSGIDLQTLAEWSSSPISHQFDVVSPSHIWVFAHVTQGQDPWVISFSSYLRQENLLKHCPTALNYAWMFAYTRLQLLSPQVDINSPINAKKVNSLNSSDSYIGLWRNYLILCCSSASSSSSMSSSSSTSGSVRCSPPETLASTPDSGYSYDSKIVGTPSPSSLFKHIVPMMRSESMDITESLVLGLGRTNPQCFRELIEELNPIIKEALERRPENMKRRRRRDILRVQLVRIFELLADAGVISQIASGGLDGETHSLNSTLLEYVDLTRQLLEAENDKDSDTLKDIRCHFSALVANIIQNVPVHQRRTIFPQQSLRHSLFMLFSHWAGPFSIMFTPLDRYSDRNMQINRHQYCALKAMSAVLCCGPVADNVGLSSDGYLYKWLDNILDSQDKKVHQLGCEAVMLLLELNPDQSNLMFWAVDRCYTGSRRVAAGCFRAIANVFHNRDYQFDTVVLLNLILFKAADSSRDIYEVAMQLLQILEPKLFRYAHKLEIQRTDGILTPPSPLPHLYSVSYYQLSEELARTYPELTLPIFSEVSQRIQTAHPGGRQVMLHYLLPWMNNVELVDFKSAARRPEDCGSGEDEEEVHDRENMMVNSRRWLRGEGWGSPRATTMVLNNLMFMTAKYGDEFAWSEIENVWTTLADSWPKNLKIILHFLISMSGVSSDPSLLPYVKRVVVYLGRDKTMQLLEELMCELELTDPVSSAVTHMDNPPYYRITSSYKIPSVTSGTTSSTNTMVPGNDGHHDTKIKDSNMEDSYTHLDIYSGLNSNLNRQHHRLESRYSSSSGGSYEDEKSDSMPLYANWRLKVMDHNQPEPLPFPPSGGCWSPLVDYLPETNTPAVALHRCNIAIILLTDLIVDHGVKVEWSAYLHLLLHAVFIGFDHQHPEVYEHCKRLLLHLLIVQGTNSSVQSVAMVLLRNRDYNDPRVLTVKPVAPDLNLTGVQELLPDCQPSPVTDSGLSSSSTSSSISLGAGGSALSHLSPTLLSEVDVTAEQDEKSKALIEFITSRKRGPLWNHEDVSAKNPNIKSAEQLSVFVRHVVTVFKHIPSGFQLESLLSEVSLRTALSCSSRHYAGRSFQIFRALKQPLTPATLSDILSRLVETVGDPGEEAQGFVIELLLTLESGIDTLADTLKNYDLLTALAQTSSRDHLLGPKFAANRKSTGQLNLNSGGLFHHVHPRSNSLRASLMSERKADRRRSNTLDIADRLGGSHGNLARTQSLSSLGGGGTPGGDNIHPVDPSNLMATVFWIAASLLESDYEFEYLLALRLLNKLLGQLPLDRADSRERLENVQAKLKWYNFPGLLQLFLKGFTSASTQELTIHLLSKLISVSRHTLVDPSQVAGFPLNILCLLPHLIQHFDSPTPFCKETADKIAKVCADEKSATLSNLAHMMSLYSTHSYSRDCTNWINVVCRYLHDAFAERTLNLVTYLAELLEKGLPAMQQSLLQIIHSLLGHIDLSAAPVKQFNLEIMKIIGKYVQSPHWKEAQNILKLVVSRSASLVVPDDVQRSYSTESCGSPEIAFTRIFNNSSKELPGKTLDFHFDISETPIIGHKYGDQRTAAGRNGKPQVIAVTRSTSSTSSGSNSNGLVQVSWKRPQLSQRRTRERLMNVLSLCGPESGIPKNPSVVFSSNEDLDSADQQTSLIPTVEEVVREEEVQGEDTGSEQQFGVFKDFDFLDVELEDAEGESMDNFNWGVRRRSLESMDKGDTPSLQECQYTGSTPSLNLTNHEDTDESSEEEVLSASQILTRSNLLNSDSATDDTASNHVDSLQQSQESSSSAMTEEATVLPSLPSLPSLPRLDSPILERAHSDSTSSQLPEDAISVTAADELSSSVSEDTGFCSAPPLPSDPPELCDPCDSQDPPDAQETQDPHEDLDPAPPPPPAIDTPPGSLCEEESQTVLPLCLPMPPDTKPDPDPDPDSTCGSMWEEDVTQALKELDERCEEEEADFSGMSSQDEGDADGFPEIQASPPPSPFLSAILAAFQPVAYDNEEDAWRCHVNQMLSDTDGSSAVYTFHVFSRLFQSIQRKFGSITHSSVRFLGERLQRMGNQFLSSLEVMTSRSQCPTVLLDAETLVSCGLLETLKFSVLELQEHLDTYNAKKEAAEQWLENCRKTFGDKDSSQRPNTHAQQMENLAELELCRRLYKLHFQLLLLFQAYCKLISRVDTIKREAEVTNMSEELTILESCLKEAETGNDGQEDVCMSDNAQTNTETAIQSLIETLRARDFSSALTQVKVFRSLWPNDIFGNETDNAVQTLLHIYFRHQTLGQTGCLAVVGPSRDLSQASTRLMELNLQIREALSRAQVYQPHTTMVSTGL, encoded by the exons CTTCTGCACCAGTCAGCAGCAGCGTGAGTAGACGCCGTGCCCCCTCCTCGGTGACTCCCCTCTCGTGGGAGAAACACAACATCGCCGCCATGTCGAGCATCACCATCGACCCCGAGCTCAAGCCCGGGGAGTTCGTCATCAAGAGTCTGTTTGCCGAGTTTGCCGTGCTGGCTGAGAAGAAGATAGAAATGGTGATGGCTGAACCGCTG GAGAAACCGCTGTCCCGATCCCTCCAGAGAGGGGAAGATGCACAATTTGACCAG ttaaTAAGCTCTATGAGCTCAATAGCAGAACACTGTTTGCCCTCCCTACTGCGCACATTGTTTGACTGGTACCGGCGGCAGAGTGGCACTGAAGACGAGTCCTACGAGTACAGGCCTCGCTCTAGTACTAAGTCCAAAGG GGATGAACAGCACCGGGATAAAGATTACCTCCTGGAACGGCGAGACTTAGCCatagatttcattttttgtttagtttcagtgGAGGTTCTAAAGCAG ATTCCTCTTCATCCGGTGCCAGATGTTTTAGTACATGAAGTTCTAAACCTGGCATTCAAGCACTTTAAACACAAAGAGGG TTACTGTGGCCCCAACACTGGCAATGTGCACATCATCGCAGACTTGTACGCTGAGGTCATAGGGGTTCTTACGCAGTCAAA GTTTCAGGCGGTGAGGAAGAAGTTCATCACGGAGCTGAAGGAGCTCAGGCAAAAAGAGCAGAGCCCCTACATAGTCCAGAGCATCATCAGCCTCATCATGGGCATGAAGTTCTTTCGGGTCAAAATGTATCCAGTGGAGGACTTTGAGGCTTCTTTTCAGTTCATGCAG GAGTGTGCCCAGTATTTCCTGGAAGTCAAAGATAAAGACATAAAGCACGCTCTAGCGGGCCTTTTCGTCGAGATCCTCATCCCCGTCGCAGCC GCGGTGAAAAATGAAGTCAATGTGCCGTGCCTAAAAACCTTCGTGGAGATGCTCTACCAGACGACATTTGACCTTAGTTCCAGAAAGAAGCACTCATTG GCCCTGTATCCCCTGGTGACGTGTCTGCTGTGCGTCAGTCAAAAGCAGTTCTTTCTCAACAACTGGCACATCTTCCTCCAGAATTGCCTCTCACACCTGAAG ATGCCGTCTAACAACAGCATCCGAAAGCAGATTGAGACACTGCAG AATAAAGACCCCAAAATGTCCCGTGTAGCACTGGAGTCGCTCTACAGACTTCTCTGGGTCTACATCATCAGGATCAAGTGTGAGAGTAACACTGTCACGCAGAG TCGACTACTCAGCATCGTTTCAGCACTTTTCCCCAAAGGCTCTCGTAGTGTGGTGCCCAGAGACACGCCCCTCAATATCTTTGTCAAAATCATCCAGTTTATAGCTCAG GAGAGACTGGACTTCGCTATGAAGGAGATTATCTATGACCTCTTGTGTGTTGGCAAGTCTCACAAAACCTTCACCATCAACCCAGAG AGGATGAATATTGGTCTGCGAGCCTTCTTGGTGATTGCTGACAGCTTACAGCAGAAAGACGGGGAACCGCCGATGCCTACCACAGGGATCATCATGCCGTCTGGCAACACATTACGCGTCAAAAAGATCTTCCTCAACACCACGCTCACAGATGAAGAAGCAAAAGTCATAG GCATGTCACTGTACTACCCACAAGTAAGAAAGGCTTTGGATAACATCCTACGGCACCTGGACAAGGAAGTGGGGCGCTCCATGAGCATGACCAGTGTACAGATGTCAAACAAGGAGCCTGAGGACATGATCAC GGGAGAGAGGAAACCAAAGATCGATCTTTTCCGAACATGCGTCGCGGCCATCCCAAGGCTGATACCAGATGGCATGAGCAGACAAGACCTAATAGAGCTTCTAGCCAA ACTGACCATCCACATGGACGAGGAGCTGCGTGGCCTCGCCTTTACCACTCTTCAGGCTCTGATGGTAGATTTCCCAGAGTGGCGGGAGGATGTGCTCTCTGGCTTTGCCTACTTCATAGTAAGAGAGGTCACTGATGTCCACCCCACGCTGCTGGACAATGCCGTCAAGATGCTGCTACAGCTCATCAGCCAATGGAGGCAGGCGGTGCAGAGCAGCAATAAGAGTCACGATGTACAG cagGGCTCAAGCGGAGGCCGTTCTCTGTCCTTGGAGCGCACCCTTCCTTTGGGCGTGCTGCATGTGGTGGAGGGTTTAGCGCTGGTGGTGCTTTGTAGCTGCCGCCCTGCCACGCGCAGGCTGGCTGTTAATGTTCTCAAGGAGGTCCGAGCTCTGCACACTGCACTGGGCATTGGCAAG GGTGATGAGGAACTGGCCATTGATGTAATGGACAGGTTAAGTGCATCAGTGTTGGAGAGCTTCATTCATCTCACAGGGGCTGACCAG acCAACCTGCTGTATTGTCCCAGTGGGATTGATCTTCAGACTCTAGCTGAGTGGAGCTCATCTCCCATCAGCCACCAGTTTGATGTGGTGAGCCCCTCGCACATCTGGGTGTTTGCTCATGTTACTCAGGGCCAGGACCCCTGGGTGATCAGCTTCTCCAGCTACCTGCGGCAGGAGAACCTGCTCAAACATTGTCCCACTGCCCTCAACTATGCCTGGATGTTTGCCTACACCCGCCTGCAGCTACTGTCTCCACAAGTTGACATAAA TAGCCCTATCAATGCCAAGAAAGTGAACAGTCTGAACAGCAGTGACTCCTACATTGGTCTTTGGAGGAACTACTTgatcctctgctgcagctctgcctcttcctcctcctccatgagttcctcatcctccacctctGGCTCCGTCCGCTGCTCCCCGCCTGAGACGCTGGCGTCCACGCCGGACAGCGGCTACAGTTATGATTCAAAG aTTGTTGGCACTccgtccccctcctccctgttcAAACACATTGTTCCAATGATGCGCTCTGAGAGCATGGACATCACAGAGTCTCTAGTGTTGGGGCTTGGCAGGACCAACCCCCAGTGTTTCAG AGAGTTGATAGAGGAGCTAAATCCCATCATAAAAGAAGCTCTAGAAAGAAGACCTGAA AACATGAAGCGACGCAGGCGTCGCGACATCCTCAGGGTCCAGCTGGTCCGGATATTTGAGCTTCTTGCTGATGCTGGTGTCATCAGTCAAAT AGCGAGTGGAGGGTTAGATGGAGAGACCCACTCTCTGAACAGTACGCTGCTTGAGTATGTTGATCTGACCAGGCAGTTGCTGGAGGCTGAAAACGACAAGGACTCTGATACTCTGAAGGACATTCGCTGTCACTTCAGTGCACTTGTGGCAAATATCATCCAGAATGTCCCAG TACACCAGAGGAGGACCATCTTCCCCCAGCAGTCACTGAGACACAGCCTGTTCATGCTCTTCAGTCACTGGGCTGGACCCTTCAGCATCATGTTCACTCCCCTGGATCGCTACAGTGACAGAAATATGCAGATCAACCGCCATCAGTACTGCGCACTAAAG GCCATGtctgcagtgttgtgttgtggacCTGTAGCTGATAATGTCGGCCTTTCCTCTGATGGCTACCTCTACAAGTGGCTGGACAACATCCTGGACTCTCAGGACAAGAAG GTTCATCAGCTGGGTTGTGAggctgtgatgctgctgctggagctgaatCCAGACCAGAGCAACCTCATGTTTTGGGCCGTGGACCGCTGTTACACCGGCTCCCGTCGCGTGGCTGCCGGCTGCTTCAGGGCCATCGCCAACGTCTTTCACAACAG GGATTACCAGTTTGACACTGTGGTGCTGCTGAACCTGATTCTGTTCAAGGCAGCTGATTCCTCCAGAGATATCTATGAAGTTGCCATGCAGCTGTTACAG ATCCTGGAACCCAAGCTCTTCCGTTACGCCCACAAACTGGAAATCCAGCGAACAGATGGCATCCTGACCCCTCCATCGCCGCTGCCACACCTCTACTCTGTGTCTTACTACCAGCTGTCCGAGGAGCTCGCAAGGACTTACCCAGAGCTCACTCTACCCATCTTCTCAG AGGTGAGCCAGCGCATCCAGACGGCACATCCTGGTGGACGTCAAGTAATGTTGCACTACCTCCTGCCTTGGATGAACAACGTGGAGCTGGTCGACTTCAAATCGGCTGCGCGGCGACCGGAGGACTGTGGCAGTggcgaggacgaggaggaggtaCACGACAGGGAGAACATGATGGTCAACAGCCGGAGGTGGCTGCGTGGAGAAGGCTGGGGATCCCCTCGTGCAACGACCATGGTGCTAAACAACCTCATGTTCATGACGGCTAAG TATGGGGATGAGTTTGCTTGGTCAGAGATCGAGAACGTGTGGACCACGTTGGCAGACAGTTGGCCGAAGAACCTCAAAATCATTCTACACTTCCTCATCAGTATGTCCGGAGTCAGCAGTGACCCCAGCCTCTTGCCCTAT GTGAAGCGAGTGGTGGTTTACTTGGGCAGAGATAAGACTatgcagctgctggaggagttGATGTGTGAGCTGGAGCTGACTGATCCTGTTAGCTCGGCTGTCACTCACATGGACAACCCCCCTTATTACCGCATCACCTCCAGTTACAAGATCCCCTCGGTCACCTCAG GAACAACCTCCAGCACCAACACTATGGTGCCAGGAAACGACGGTCATCATGACACCAAGATCAAAGACTCTAACATGGAGGACAG TTACACCCACCTGGATATCTACAGTGGTCTGAACAGCAACCTGAACCGGCAGCACCACCGTCTGGAGTCTCgctacagcagcagctctggaggCTCCTATGAGGATGAGAAGA GTGACTCCATGCCGCTCTATGCTAACTGGCGTTTGAAGGTGATGGATCACAACCAGCCAGAGCCGCTGCCTTTCCCTCCATCTGGAGGCTGCTGGTCTCCTCTGGTGGACTATTTGCCAGAGACAAACACCCCTGCTGTAGCGCTCCATAG atgtaACATAGCAATCATCCTACTGACAGACCTCATTGTGGACCATGGGGTCAAAGTAGAGTGGAGCGCCTACCTGCACCTCCTGCTTCATGCAGTTTTCATAG GGTTTGATCACCAGCACCCAGAGGTTTACGAGCACTGCAAACGCCTACTGCTTCACTTGCTCATTGTCCAAGGCACAAACAGCAGCGTTCAGTCCGTGGCCATGGTGCTCTTACGCAACAGAGACTACAACGATCCGAGGGTCCTGACTGTGAAGCCAGTAGCCCCAGACTTAAACCTCACAG GAGTCCAGGAGCTGTTACCAGACTGTCAGCCGTCTCCTGTGACAGACTCGGgcctcagctccagctccacgTCCTCCAGTATAAGCCTCGGAGCAGGGGGCAGCGCGCTCTCCCACCTCTCCCCCACACTTCTCAGTGAGGTAGACGTCACTGCTGAGCAGGATGAGAAGTCAAAAGCTCTTATCGAGTTCATTACATCAAG GAAGCGGGGTCCGCTCTGGAATCACGAGGACGTGTCGGCCAAGAACCCCAACATTAAGAGCGCCGAGCAGCTGAGTGTTTTTGTCAGACACGTGGTGACTGTTTTCAAACATATCCCATCAG GTTTCCAGCTGGAGTCGTTGCTGAGTGAAGTGTCTCTAAGGACGGCTCTGTCTTGTTCTTCTCGCCACTACGCCGGCCGTTCTTTCCAGATTTTCAGGGCGCTCAAACAACCTCTGACGCCCGCTACACTGTCTGACATTCTGTCTCGACTGGTTGAGACAGTGGGTGACCCAGGAGAGGAGGCTCAG GGCTTTGTCATTGAGCTCCTCCTCACTCTGGAGTCTGGCATCGACACGCTGGCAGACACCCTCAAAAACTACGACCTCCTCACTGCCTTAGCACA AACCTCCAGCCGTGACCACTTGCTGGGCCCTAAGTTTGCTGCCAACAGGAAAAGCACAGGCCAGCTCAACCTGAACAGCGGAGGTCTCTTCCATCACGTCCATCCTCGCAGCAACTCTCTTCGCGCCAGCCTGATGAGTGAACGGAAAGCTGACCGGCGTAGGAGTAACACCTTAGACATAGCGGACCGGCTTGGTGGTAGCCATGGAAACCTTGCACGCACACAAAGCTTATCATCACTGGGCGGGGGAGGGACTCCGGGCGGGGACAACATCCATCCCGTGGACCCCTCAAATCTGATGGCCACCGTGTTCTGGATCGCCGCCTCCTTGCTGGAGTCGGACTACGAGTTCGAGTACCTGCTGGCGCTGCGGTTACTCAACAAGCTGCTGGGCCAGCTGCCCCTGGACCGCGCGGACAGCAGAGAACGTCTGGAGAACGTCCAGGCAAAGCTGAAGTGGTACAACTTCCCTGGcctgctgcagctcttcctTAAGGGCTTCACCTCTGCTTCTACTCAGGAGCTCACCATACACCTTCTCAGCAAGCTCATCAGTGTCTCCAGACATACACTGGTTGACCCTTCACAAGTGGCAG GCTTTCCTCTGAACATCCTGTGCCTTCTACCACACCTCATCCAGCACTTTGACAGCCCCACTCCTTTCTGCAAGGAGACAGCTGATAAGATAGCCAAGGTGTGCGCGGACGAGAAGTCGGCCACACTCTCCAACCTGGCTCACATGATGAGCCTGTACAGCACGCACAGCTACTCCCGCGACTGCACCAACTGGATCAACGTAGTGTGTCGTTACCTCCACGATGCCTTTGCTGAGAGGACCTTGAACCTGGTCACCTACTTGGCTGAG CTACTGGAGAAGGGCCTTCCCGCCATGCAGCAGTCCCTGTTGCAGATTATCCACAGTTTGCTGGGTCATATTGACCTGTCAGCAGCGCCCGTTAAACAGTTTAACCTGGAGATCATGAAGATCATTGGCAAATATGTTCAG aGCCCACACTGGAAAGAGGCCCAAAACATTCTCAAGTTGGTGGTGTCTCGTTCCGCCAGCCTTGTCGTCCCAGACGACGTGCAGCGCTCTTACAGCACAGAATCGTGCGGCTCTCCAGAAATTGCCTTCACTCGGATATTCAACAACTCCTCCAAGGAGCTGCCTGGGAAGACTCTGGACTTCCACTTTGACATCTCAGAG ACACCGATCATAGGCCACAAATATGGCGATCAGCGTACTGCAGCGGGCCGGAACGGAAAGCCCCAAGTGATTGCTGTAACGAGGAGTACCTCCTCTACGTCATCCGGCTCTAACTCTAATGGGCTGGTGCAAGTCAGCTGGAAGAGGCCTCAACTCTCTCAG AGAAGAACCAGAGAGAGGCTGATGAATGTCCTGTCTCTATGTGGTCCAGAATCCGGCATTCCCAAAAATCCATCT GTGGTCTTCTCATCCAATGAGGACCTGGACTCTGCGGACCAGCAGACCAGCCTCATACCCACGGTGGAGGAGGtggtcagagaggaggaggtgcagggagaaGATACGGGCAGCGAGCAGCAGTTTGGCGTCTTCAAGGACTTTGACTTCTTAGATGTGGAGCTGGAAGATGCTGAG GGGGAGAGCATGGACAACTTCAACTGGGGAGTGCGGCGTCGCTCCCTGGAGAGCATGGACAAAGGGGACACGCCGTCTTTGCAGGAGTGCCAGTACACGGGCAGCACGCCGAGCCTCAACCTCACCAACCACGAGGACACGGACGAGTCGTCTGAGGAGGAGGTACTGAGCGCTAGCCAGATTCTCACCCGCTCCAACCTT cttaACAGTGACTCTGCCACCGACGACACTGCGTCCAACCACGTGGACTCCTTGCAGCAGTCCCAGGAGTCGTCCAGCAGCGCCATGACTGAAGAGGCGACTGTCCTGCCCTCTCTGCCCTCtctgccctccctcccccgACTGGATAGTCCCATTTTGGAGAGGGCCCACTCAGACAGCACCAGCAGCCAGCTGCCTGAG GACGCTATAAGCGTGACGGCGGCTGACGAGCTGAGCAGCAGCGTAAGCGAGGACACGGGGTTTTGCAGCGCCCCCCCTCTGCCCTCCGACCCACCAGAACTGTGCGACCCCTGTGACTCGCAGGATCCGCCGGACGCTCAGGAGACACAAGACCCTCACGAGGACCTGGACCCggccccccctcctccgccgGCCATAGACACGCCTCCGGGGTCTCTCTGTGAGGAAGAATCCCAAACAGTGCTGCCTCTGTGTCTGCCCATGCCACCAGACACAAAGCCAGATCCAGATCCTGATCCTGACAGCACCTGCGGATCCATGTGGGAGGAGGATGTGACGCAGGCGTTGAAGGAGCTGGATGAGCGctgtgaagaggaggaggcagactTCTCTGGCATGTCCAG tcaaGATGAAGGTGACGCAGACGGCTTCCCAGAGATTCAGGCCTCTCCGCCCCCTTCGCCCTTCCTCTCTGCCATCCTGGCAGCATTCCAGCCTGTTGCCTATGACAATGAGGAAGATGCCTGGCGTTGCCATGTCAACCAGATGTTGTCAGACACGGACGGGTCCTCTGCTGTTTACACTTTCCACGTGTTCTCCAGACTCTTTCAG AGCATTCAGAGGAAGTTTGGCTCCATTACACATTCATCTGTTCGCTTTCTCGGGGAAAGACTCCAACGGATGGGTAATCAGTTCCTCAGCTCCCTGGAGGTCATGACGTCTCGCTCTCAGTGTCCCACTGTGCTGCTTGATGCAGAGACG CTGGTCTCTTGTGGACTGTTGGAGACTCTGAAGTTTAGTGTGCTGGAGTTGCAGGAACACCTGGACACCTACAACGCCAAGAAAGAAGCGGCAGAGCAG TGGCTGGAgaactgcaggaaaacatttggGGACAAAGACAGCAGCCAGAGACCCAATACTCATGCACAG CAAATGGAAAATCTAGCA GAGCTGGAGTTGTGCCGGAGGCTCTATAAGTTGCactttcagctgctgctgctgtttcaggcCTACTGTAAGCTCATCAGCAGGGTGGACACCATCaagagggaggcagag GTGACCAACATGTCTGAGGAACTCACCATCCTGGAGAGCTGCCTGAAGGAGGCGGAGACGGGAAACGACGGTCAGGAAGACGTGTGCATGTCAGACAACGCCCAGACCAACACGGAGACGGCCATCCAGTCTCTGATTGAGACCCTCAGAGCCAGGGACTTCAGCTCCGCCCTCACACAGGTCAAAGTCTTTAG gTCTTTGTGGCCCAACGACATCTTTGGCAACGAGACAGATAACGCAGTCCAGACCCTCCTGCACATCTACTTCCGCCACCAGACGCTGGGCCAGACGGGCTGCTTGGCGGTGGTGGGCCCCAGCAGGGACCTGTCTCAGGCCAGCACCCGCCTCATGGAGCTCAACCTGCAGATCCGCGAGGCTCTGAGTCGGGCGCAGGTCTACCAGCCCCACACCACCATGGTCAGCACTGGACTGTGA